The following are from one region of the Vicugna pacos chromosome 9, VicPac4, whole genome shotgun sequence genome:
- the LOC102539758 gene encoding uncharacterized protein, translated as MTKSQGSLSFSDVAVDFTREEWQLLDTVQKNLYRDVMLENYSNLLSLGPDTAQVLCHYPSLTGYQVSKPEALVPLEEGREQGIVEREFPSQCRLEVMWQVCDWPQEDNKKDGPLERDHENSTWGKIFSLSENIVPFIERPPKCVSRGISLKQNSDSSFQSRNYAKMNSDELNGHGKSFFHNLHETAHIQAQCHEHNLRVRSFSTVTNLKRRHRIHTEGKPYECSECPRSFRYKSKLIIHQRTHTGEKPHRCSECQRGFSTKCHLTLHQRTHTGEKPYDCIECQKSFRTKYHLILHHRTHTGEKPYECKECGRAYREKAKLRLHYRTHTGEKPFECTDCGKGFMQKSNLTTHQRTHTGEKPYGCEECGKAFCSKSQLVVHQRIHTGEKSCECRECGKAFSKNSHLIMHQKIHMGEKPYECSECGKAFVHTSQLILHQRTHTGRKPYECKECGKAFNKKSHFITHQRIHTGEKPYECSECGKAFIDKSQLIAHRRTHTGEKPYECQECGKAFNKKSSLITHQRIHTGEKPYECGECGKAFIDKSHLIVHQRTHTGERPYECSECGKAFIRKAMLIVHQRTHTGEKPFVCLECQKAFSSMAMLSRHHLIHTGEKPHGCNECGKAFRQKSHLTIHQRCHTGEKPYGCIPCGQIFNQKSQLIRHQRRHMGEKLYQCSQCGKAFFEKSYLSVHHRSHAGQKPYQCSECGKTSSVQFFVTSHEEIHT; from the exons atgacCAAGTCCCAG GGCTCACTGTCATTCAGTGACGTGGCTGTGGATTTCACCCGGGAAGAGTGGCAGCTACTAGACACTGTTCAGAAGAACCTCTACCGGGATGTGATGTTGGAAAACTATAGCAACCTGCTGTCATTGG GCCCTGACACTGCTCAGGTTCTCTGTCATTACCCCTCCTTGACAGGTTATCAAGTTAGCAAGCCAGAAGCACTGGTGCCcttggaggaaggaagagaacaaGGAATAGTGGAGAGGGAATTCCCAAGCCAGTGCAGGCTGG aagtaATGTGGCAAGTTTGTGATTGGCCTCAGGAAGATAATAAGAAGGACGGACCTCTAGAGAGAGATCATGAAAACAGTacatgggggaaaatattttctttgagcgAAAacattgttccatttatagaaagACCCCCTAAATGTGTCTCAAGAGGAATAAGTTTGAAACAAAATTCAGATTCAAGTTTTCAGAGTAGAAACTATGCAAAAATGAACTCTGATGAGTTAAATGGTCATGGGAAGTCATTTTTCCATAATCTGCATGAAACCGCCCACATTCAAGCCCAGTGCCATGAACATAATTTACGTGTGAGGTCTTTCAGCACAGTAACAAATCTTAAAAGACGTCACAGAATTCACACAGAAGGGAAACCTTATGAATGCAGTGAATGCCCCAGATCCTTCAGGTATAAGTCAAAGCTCATAATACACCAGAGAACTCATACGGGAGAGAAGCCGCACAGATGCAGTGAATGTCAGAGAGGTTTCAGTACAAAATGTCATCTCACGCTGCACCAGAGaactcacacaggagagaaaccgtATGACTGTATCGAGTGTCAGAAATCCTTTAGAACAAAATATCATCTCATTCTACACCATAGGAcccacacaggagagaaaccctacGAATGCAAAGAGTGTGGAAGAGCTTACAGGGAAAAGGCGAAGCTCAGGTTACATTACAGAACACATACAGGGGAGAAACCGTTTGAGTGTACCGATTGTGGGAAAGGTTTTATGCAGAAGTCAAACCTGACTACCCATCAAAGAACCCAtacaggagagaaaccctatgGATGTGAagaatgtgggaaggccttcTGTAGTAAGTCTCAGCTTGTGGTTCACCAGCGAATTCACACGGGAGAAAAGTCCTGTGAATGTAGGGAATGTGGGAAAGCGTTCAGTAAAAACTCACACCTCATAATGCATCAGAAGATTCATATGggagagaaaccttatgaatgcagtgaatgtggaaaAGCTTTTGTACACACATCACAGCTCATTCTACATCAGAGAACCCATACAGGAAGAAAACCTTATGAGTGCAAGGAGTGTGGGAAAGCTTTTAATAAAAAGTCACACTTCATAACCcatcagagaattcacacaggagagaagccttatgaatgcagtgaatgtgggaaagcctttataGACAAGTCACAGCTTATTGctcatagaagaactcatacaggAGAGAAGCCTTATGAGTGCCAGGAATGTGGAAAAGCCTTTAATAAAAAGTCATCCCTCATAACGCATCAGAGGATTCATACAGGAGAGAAACCTTACGAATGTGGTGAATGTGGAAAAGCTTTTATAGACAAATCACATCTCATTGTCCATCAGAGAACTCATACAGGAGAGAGGCCCTACGAATGCAGTGAGTGTGGAAAAGCCTTCATACGAAAGGCAATGCTCATTGTCCATCAGAGGACACATACAGGAGAGAAACCCTTTGTATGTCTCGAATGCCAAAAAGCCTTTAGCAGTATGGCAATGCTCAGCAGACATCACTTGATTCATACGGGAGAGAAACCCCACGGATGCAATGAATGCGGGAAAGCTTTCCGCCAAAAAAGCCATCTTACTATCCATCAGCGATgccatactggagagaaaccctatggATGCATTCCATGCGGTCAAATCTTCAACCAGAAGTCACAGCTCATTAGACATCAGAGACGTCACATGGGAGAGAAGCTATATCAGTGTTCTCAGTGTGGGAAGGCGTTTTTTGAGAAATCATACCTCAGTGTCCATCACAGAAGTCATGCAGGGCAGAAACCTTATCAGTGTAGTGAGTGTGGGAAAACTTCCTCTGTCCAGTTCTTTGTCACTTCACATGAGGAAATCCATACCTGA